The Methylobacterium durans nucleotide sequence GAGCCGGCCGACAGCCTGCCGATGACGCAGCGCTACTTCCTGTTCTGAGCCATGATCCGCGCCACCCGAATCCTGCGCGCCCACGCCATCGGCTGGGGCGAGATCGTCGACCGCATCGTCCTCGATCACGGCGACCGGCACCGCCGCCGCGTGGCGATGCGGGGCGTCGGGGGCTTGCCCTTCCTGCTCGACCTCATCGAGCCGGCTGTGCTGGAGGATGGCGACGCGCTCGTCCTGGAGGATGGACGCCTCGTCTGGGTCGAGGCCGCGCCCGAGCGCCTCCTCGAGATCAGGGCGCCGGACCCGCTCGCCCTCAAGCGGCTGATCTGGCACATCGGCAACCGCCACATCCCGGCCGAGATCGCCGAGGACGCGGTCTTCATCGCCGAGGACCACGTGCTGGCCGAGATGGTGCGGGGTCTCGGCGGCACCGCCGAGCCGGTGGAGCGCCCCTTCCGCCCCGAAGGCGGCGCCTATGCAGGCGGCCACGAGCACGGACATGGGCATCACCACGGTAGCCACGCCCACCATGCCCACGACTGACACCCTGCGGCTGCTCGCCTGGCTCTCGCCGGCCTTTCCGGTGGGGGCCTACGCCTACTCGCACGGGCTCGAATGGGCGGTGGAGGCGGGCGACGTCTCCGACGCCGCGAGCCTGGAGGCGTGGCTCGCGGACGCGCTGGAACGCGGCGCCGGCCGCAACGACATGATCCTGGCGGGAATCGCCCACCGGGCCGCTGCGGCCGGCGACGGCGACGCGCTCGCCGCGGCGAACGACCTCGCCCTGGCGCTCGCACCCTCCCGCGAGCTGCACCTGGAGACGAGCCAGCAGGGCCGCAGCTTCCTGGACGCGACGGCGGCGGCTTGGCCGCATCCGGCGCTTCAGGCCGTCTGCGCCGCGCTGCCGGGCCTCGTCGCCTATCCCGTCGCCGTGGGCGCGACCGCGGGCGCCCACGGGCTCGACCGCGACGTCACGGTCGCTTCCTACGGCCTCGCCTTCGTCCAGAACCTCGTCTCGGCGGCGCTGCGCGTCGCACCGATCGGTCAGAGCGCCGGGACGCGGATCGTCGCCGCCCTGAGCCCCCGCGTCGCGGTGCTGGCCGAATCCGTGCGGGAGGCGGGCCTCGACGATCTCGGCACGGCGACGCTGCGGGTCGATCTCGGCTCGTTCCGGCACGAGACCCAATATTCCCGCCTCTTCCGGAGCTGAGACCCGCGATGACCTCTCCGAACGGCCCCCTGCGCGTCGGCATCGGCGGCCCCGTCGGCTCCGGCAAGACCGCCCTGATGGAGCAGCTCTGCAAGCGCTTCCGCGACCGCTACGAGATCTGCGCGATCACGAACGACATCTACACCAAGGAGGACGCCCGCATCCTCACGGTGGCCGGCGCCCTGCCGGAGGAGCGCATCCTGGGTGTCGAGACCGGCGGCTGCCCGCACACGGCCATTCGCGAGGACGCCTCGATCAACCTCGCGGCGGTGGCCGAGATGCGGCGCCGGTTCCCGACGCTGGATCTCGTGCTGATCGAGTCCGGCGGCGACAACCTCGCCGCGACATTCTCGCCGGAACTCGCCGACCTCACGCTCTACGTGATCGACGTGGCGGGCGGCGAGAAGATCCCCCGCAAGGGCGGCCCGGGCATCACCCGCTCCGACCTCCTCATCGTCAACAAGACGGATCTCGCGCCCCTCGTCGGCGCCGATCTCTCCGTGATGGAGGCGGACACGCGCCGGATGCGCGGGGCGCGTCCCTACGTGTTCGCGTCCCTGCGGGAGGGACATGGGGCCGACGCGGTCGCCCGCTTCGTGGAGGAGGCGGGCGGGCTCGGCTGAGCGGCCGGCGACTTGGCGCCGGGCAGGAGGGTCAGTTCGTGCGCGGCTCGGCGGTCGCGAAGGCGAGTGTCGCGCTGAAGGCGTCGGCGTCCGCGAGCGCCGGCGTGCGCGAGGGCTTCACCCGGTGGGAAACGGCGAGCACCTGCCGGCCGCCCTGCGCCAGGGGCACGCGCGCGGCGCCCTCAGCATCCGTCGTCACG carries:
- a CDS encoding urease accessory protein UreE, with translation MIRATRILRAHAIGWGEIVDRIVLDHGDRHRRRVAMRGVGGLPFLLDLIEPAVLEDGDALVLEDGRLVWVEAAPERLLEIRAPDPLALKRLIWHIGNRHIPAEIAEDAVFIAEDHVLAEMVRGLGGTAEPVERPFRPEGGAYAGGHEHGHGHHHGSHAHHAHD
- a CDS encoding urease accessory protein UreF, which produces MGITTVATPTMPTTDTLRLLAWLSPAFPVGAYAYSHGLEWAVEAGDVSDAASLEAWLADALERGAGRNDMILAGIAHRAAAAGDGDALAAANDLALALAPSRELHLETSQQGRSFLDATAAAWPHPALQAVCAALPGLVAYPVAVGATAGAHGLDRDVTVASYGLAFVQNLVSAALRVAPIGQSAGTRIVAALSPRVAVLAESVREAGLDDLGTATLRVDLGSFRHETQYSRLFRS
- the ureG gene encoding urease accessory protein UreG, yielding MTSPNGPLRVGIGGPVGSGKTALMEQLCKRFRDRYEICAITNDIYTKEDARILTVAGALPEERILGVETGGCPHTAIREDASINLAAVAEMRRRFPTLDLVLIESGGDNLAATFSPELADLTLYVIDVAGGEKIPRKGGPGITRSDLLIVNKTDLAPLVGADLSVMEADTRRMRGARPYVFASLREGHGADAVARFVEEAGGLG